From Oryza brachyantha chromosome 9, ObraRS2, whole genome shotgun sequence, a single genomic window includes:
- the LOC102714947 gene encoding cinnamoyl-CoA reductase 1-like produces the protein MTVVAVVDDDGAGAAAAQQQEEVPPGRGQTVCVTGAAGYIASWLVKLLLERGYTVKGTVRNPDDPKNAHLKALDGAAERLVLCKADLLDYDAIRAAVDGCHGVFHTASPVTDDPEQMVEPAVRGTEHVIKAAAEAGAVRRVVFTSSIGAVTMDPNRGPDVVVDESCWSDLEFCKKTKNWYCYGKAVAEQAARRAAEERGVDLVVVNPVLVVGPLLQPTVNASAVHILKYLDGSARKYANAVQAYVDVRDVAAAHVRVFEEPAASGRYLCAERVLHREDVVHILAKLFPEYPVPTRCSDEVNPRKQPYKMSNKKLQDLGLQFIPVSDSLHETVKSLQLKGHLPVLGKEIPAAGLNGVTA, from the exons AtgaccgtcgtcgccgtcgtcgatgaCGACggtgccggcgcggcggcggcgcagcagcaggaggaggtgcCGCCGGGGCGCGGGCAGACGGTGTGcgtcaccggcgccgccgggtaCATCGCGTCGTGGCTCGTCAAGCTGCTGCTGGAGAGGGGCTACACCGTGAAGGGCACAGTGAGAAACCCAG ATGACCCGAAGAACGCTCATCTGAAGGCGctggacggcgccgccgagagGCTGGTCCTGTGCAAGGCCGACCTCCTCGACTACGACGccatccgcgccgccgtcgacggctGCCACGGCGTGTTCCACACAGCCTCCCCCGTCACCGACGACCCt GAGCAGATGGTGGAGCCGGCGGTGCGGGGCACGGAGCACGTGataaaggcggcggcggaggccggcgcggTGCGGCGGGTGGTGTTCACGTCGTCCATCGGCGCCGTGACCATGGACCCCAACCGCGGCCCCGACGTGGTCGTCGACGAGTCCTGCTGGAGCGACCTCGAATTCTGCAAGAAAACTAAG AACTGGTACTGCTACGGgaaggcggtggcggagcaggcggcgcgcagggcggcggaggagcgcgGCGTCGACCTCGTCGTGGTGAACCCGGTGCTGGTGGTGGGGCCGCTGCTGCAGCCGACGGTGAACGCCAGCGCCGTGCACATCCTCAAGTACCTCGACGGCTCGGCCAGGAAGTACGCCAACGCCGTGCAGGCGTACGTCGACGtgcgcgacgtcgccgccgcgcacgtCCGCGTCTTCGAGGAGCCGGCCGCCTCCGGCCGGTACCTCTGCGCCGAGCGCGTCCTGCACCGCGAGGACGTCGTCCACATCCTCGCCAAGCTCTTCCCCGAGTATCCTGTGCCCACAAG GTGCTCTGACGAGGTGAACCCACGGAAGCAGCCCTACAAGATGTCCAACAAGAAGCTGCAGGATCTTGGCCTCCAGTTCATACCCGTGAGCGACTCGCTGCATGAGACGGTGAAGAGCCTCCAGTTGAAGGGACACCTCCCAGTGCTGGGCAAGGAGATCCCAGCAGCTGGACTGAATGGTGTGACAGCATGA